A region from the Chlamydiales bacterium genome encodes:
- a CDS encoding sugar porter family MFS transporter encodes MTRAKSSERLSAYGWIAIVTVSLGGFLFGFHSAVVSGALGVLQKKFLLTPLQEGLIVSLLLLGAGVGSIFAGTLSDYFGRKRMILITGLVFTIGAATTASAADLTMILLGRLLTGFGVGFISLAAPLYLAEISPPSKRGAIVATNQFVGTIGILTAYVVNYLFLDTGNWRAMFAVGMIPSGLLMLGMIFLPDTPEWLLAHRTEDSAKDVLQKLRKDKSWESHLAEMKRVASPRKDSSWHRLFTPSVKFALFVGVMLSVLQQITGINGVIYYAPKIFIEAGFGSDATSVLATMGIGVINVLTTFLALKLLDRAGRRPLLLIGVLGMLISLLILSGSLFMKLPQVGPIAVVTLMSYVAFFALGMGPIPWLILAEIYPLSVRGRAMSIATAANWFFNFLIAITFLDMIKFMGSAGVFLLFAAISLIAFFAIKRYVPETKGKSLEEIELHMNEMRNRR; translated from the coding sequence ATGACACGAGCAAAGAGTTCTGAAAGGCTTTCAGCATATGGCTGGATCGCAATCGTTACAGTCTCACTAGGTGGATTTCTCTTCGGTTTCCATTCAGCTGTAGTCTCGGGAGCGCTCGGAGTGCTCCAGAAAAAATTCCTACTCACACCTTTGCAAGAGGGATTAATCGTCAGCCTTCTACTTCTAGGAGCGGGAGTCGGCAGCATTTTTGCTGGGACGCTCTCCGACTACTTCGGTAGAAAGCGGATGATCCTCATCACTGGGCTTGTATTCACAATTGGTGCAGCTACCACCGCCTCCGCTGCTGATCTTACGATGATCTTGCTGGGACGCCTTTTAACCGGTTTTGGGGTGGGCTTTATCTCGCTTGCAGCACCACTCTATCTCGCAGAGATCTCTCCGCCCTCTAAGAGGGGAGCGATCGTTGCAACCAACCAGTTTGTCGGCACGATCGGGATTCTCACTGCGTATGTGGTGAACTACCTTTTTCTGGATACGGGAAACTGGAGAGCGATGTTCGCGGTCGGAATGATTCCTTCAGGACTGCTCATGCTGGGAATGATCTTTCTTCCCGACACTCCAGAATGGCTGCTTGCCCACCGCACAGAAGATAGTGCTAAAGATGTGCTGCAAAAGCTTCGCAAGGATAAGTCGTGGGAGTCTCATCTCGCTGAGATGAAGAGAGTGGCCTCTCCGCGCAAAGACTCCTCGTGGCACCGACTTTTTACGCCTAGCGTCAAGTTCGCGCTCTTTGTGGGAGTCATGTTAAGCGTTCTTCAACAGATCACCGGGATCAACGGAGTGATCTACTACGCACCAAAGATCTTTATCGAAGCTGGATTTGGCTCCGATGCGACCTCGGTGCTTGCCACAATGGGCATTGGTGTCATTAACGTTTTAACTACCTTCCTCGCTTTAAAACTGCTCGACCGCGCAGGAAGAAGACCTCTACTTCTCATCGGGGTTCTAGGGATGCTTATCAGCCTACTAATTTTGTCGGGATCCCTCTTCATGAAGCTGCCTCAAGTAGGCCCCATCGCCGTCGTCACGCTGATGAGCTACGTCGCCTTCTTTGCACTCGGCATGGGCCCAATCCCTTGGCTGATTCTTGCTGAGATCTACCCTCTCTCTGTCAGAGGAAGAGCGATGAGCATCGCAACAGCGGCCAACTGGTTTTTCAACTTTCTGATTGCGATTACCTTCCTGGATATGATTAAGTTTATGGGGAGCGCAGGAGTGTTTCTGCTCTTTGCAGCCATTTCGCTGATCGCTTTTTTTGCAATTAAGAGATATGTTCCTGAGACGAAAGGCAAGAGCCTAGAAGAGATCGAACTTCACATGAATGAGATGAGAAATAGGAGATAG